A genomic region of Arachis hypogaea cultivar Tifrunner chromosome 5, arahy.Tifrunner.gnm2.J5K5, whole genome shotgun sequence contains the following coding sequences:
- the LOC112802879 gene encoding uncharacterized protein, translating to MSILCGLPLLECVYCLACARWAWKRCLHNAGHDSENWGFANAEEFEPVPRLCRYILAVYEDDLRHPLWAPPGGYGINPDWLIHKKTYEDTCGRAPPYILYIDHDHADIVLAIRGLNLAKESDYAVLLDNRLGKRNFDGGYVHNGLLKAAGWILDTECKVLRELVETYPDYRLTFAGHSLGSGVAAMLTMVVVQNRDKLGDIDRKRVRCYAIAPARCMSLNLAVRYADVINSVVLQDDFLPRTATPLEDIFKSVFCLPCLLCLRCMRDTCISEEKLLKDPRRLYAPGRLYHIVERKPFRMGRFPPVVRTAVPVDGRFEHIILSCNATSDHAIIWIEKEAQKALDLIIEKDHDAMEIPEKQKMVRQETLTRHKEEHRAALQRAKTLDVPHAYTPPSEYGTFDDEKEEEEKSSRRRLKGGSSSFGSTPNKTNNASESWDELIERLFDKDEHGHMVLKK from the exons ATGTCAATCCTGTGTGGCCTTCCTCTTCTTGAGTGTGTGTATTGTCTCGCTTGTGCTCGCTGGGCTTGGAAAAGATGTCTTCACAATGCAGGCCATGACAGTGAGAATTGGGGCTTTGCCAATGCCGAAGAGTTCGAGCCGGTGCCTCGCCTTTGTAGATACATCCTAGCTGTGTATGAAGATGATCTTAGACACCCCCTTTGGGCACCTCCTGGTGGTTATGGAATCAACCCAGATTGGCTAATACACAAGAAAACATACGAAGATACTTGCGGACGCGCTCCACCCTATATATTGTATATTGATCATGATCATGCTGATATAGTTCTTGCCATCAGGGGCCTAAACTTGGCAAAAGAGAGTGACTATGCAGTTCTTTTGGATAATAGATTGGGGAAGAGGAATTTTGATGGAGGGTATGTTCACAATGGGCTATTGAAAGCTGCTGGATGGATTTTGGACACAGAATGCAAGGTTCTGAGGGAGTTGGTGGAAACATATCCAGATTACAGACTTACTTTTGCTGGACATTCACTTGGATCAGGAGTTGCAGCTATGTTGACCATGGTGGTGGTGCAGAATCGCGATAAGCTTGGAGATATTGACAGGAAGAGAGTCAGGTGCTACGCCATCGCACCGGCTAGGTGTATGTCGCTAAATTTGGCGGTGCGATATGCAGATGTCATCAACTCTGTTGTGTTGCAG GATGACTTCTTACCAAGGACAGCCACCCCATTAGAAGATATATTCAAATCTGTTTTCTG TTTGCCATGCCTATTGTGTTTGAGGTGCATGAGAGATACATGCATATCTGAGGAGAAGCTGCTCAAAGATCCAAGGAGACTCTATGCACCTGGTCGCCTTTATCACATTGTTGAGAGAAAGCCTTTTAG AATGGGAAGGTTTCCCCCGGTTGTAAGGACGGCGGTGCCTGTCGACGGAAGATTCGAGCATATAATCCTTTCATGTAACGCCACGTCTGATCATGCCATAATTTGGATAGAGAAAGAAGCACAAAAGGCTCTAGAT TTAATAATAGAGAAAGACCATGATGCCATGGAAATCCCTGAGAAACAAAAGATGGTGCGTCAAGAAACATTGACTAGGCACAAAGAAGAACACAGAGCAGCACTACAGAGGGCTAAGACATTAGATGTTCCTCATGCTTATACGCCACCATCAGAATATGGCACTTTTGAtgatgagaaagaagaagaagaaaagagctcAAGAAGAAGATTAAAGGGTGGTTCTTCTTCTTTTGGTTCAACTCCTAATAAAACCAATAATGCTAGTGAAAGCTGGGATGAGTTAATTGAACGCCTTTTTGATAAGGATGAGCATGGCCACATGGTGCTGAAGAAATAA